The proteins below come from a single Benincasa hispida cultivar B227 chromosome 4, ASM972705v1, whole genome shotgun sequence genomic window:
- the LOC120074989 gene encoding histidine-containing phosphotransfer protein 4-like isoform X1: MDSNLLQRQVAYTKKCFFEQGYLDREQFTQLEELQDDANPNFAEEIVSLFYNDSARLIRSIEQTMVSKPMDFEKLDNYMHQFKGSSSSIGANRVTDACSQFREFCLAGNLEGCIGSFLQVKQEHEILKKKLDTYFQLDKLGKVENVGGHQVG; the protein is encoded by the exons ATGGACTCAAACCTTTTGCAACGTCAAGTTGCCTACACGAAGAAGTGCTTTTTTGAGCag GGCTATCTTGATCGTGAACAATTCACTCAGCTTGAAGAACTGCAAGATGACGCTAACCCAAATTTTGCTGAAGAAATTGTGTCTTTATTCTACAATGATTCAGCCAGACTCATACGGAGCATTGAACAAACCAT GGTCAGTAAGCCTATGGATTTTGAAAAGCTTGACAACTACATGCACCAGTTCAAGGGCAGTAGCTCAAG CATTGGAGCCAATAGGGTGACTGATGCATGTTCACAGTTTAGAGAATTCTGCTTGGCAGGAAATCTTGAAGG ATGCATAGGGAGTTTCCTGCAAGTGAAACAAGAGCATGAAATTCTGAAGAAGAAGCTTGATACCTATTTCCAG TTAGACAAGCTGGGAAAGGTTGAGAACGTGGGAGGACACCAAGTTGGATAA
- the LOC120074989 gene encoding histidine-containing phosphotransfer protein 4-like isoform X2: MDSNLLQRQVAYTKKCFFEQGYLDREQFTQLEELQDDANPNFAEEIVSLFYNDSARLIRSIEQTMVSKPMDFEKLDNYMHQFKGSSSSIGANRVTDACSQFREFCLAGNLEGCIGSFLQVKQEHEILKKKLDTYFQLVRQAGKG, translated from the exons ATGGACTCAAACCTTTTGCAACGTCAAGTTGCCTACACGAAGAAGTGCTTTTTTGAGCag GGCTATCTTGATCGTGAACAATTCACTCAGCTTGAAGAACTGCAAGATGACGCTAACCCAAATTTTGCTGAAGAAATTGTGTCTTTATTCTACAATGATTCAGCCAGACTCATACGGAGCATTGAACAAACCAT GGTCAGTAAGCCTATGGATTTTGAAAAGCTTGACAACTACATGCACCAGTTCAAGGGCAGTAGCTCAAG CATTGGAGCCAATAGGGTGACTGATGCATGTTCACAGTTTAGAGAATTCTGCTTGGCAGGAAATCTTGAAGG ATGCATAGGGAGTTTCCTGCAAGTGAAACAAGAGCATGAAATTCTGAAGAAGAAGCTTGATACCTATTTCCAG cTAGTTAGACAAGCTGGGAAAGGTTGA
- the LOC120075297 gene encoding receptor-like protein kinase HSL1 — MLTKWDQSIYFHIQFYIFPIVFTFLAKTNPTRITIRNKHPKMSRISLPFLTTLLPVYLFYFISIQFHVTSQTVDVDQTILLDLRAQWGNPPSLWLWNASSSPCGWPGIVCRDGRVIGISLRNKNITGKVPVVICNLQNLSVVDLSWNYIIGEFPEVLYNCSKLKYLDLSGNYFGGPIPQDIERLRTLQYMDLSANNFSGNFPAALGRLSDLRTLNIYRTQCNGTLPAEIGNLSNLEILSMAYNTLLVPSTIPQEFKKLKKLKYMWMTKSNLIGEIPESFSDLLSLEHLDLSSNNLMGSIPAGLFSLQNLSNLFLYQNQLSGEIPKSIRASNLLNVDLSANNLRGTIPEDFGKLKKLQVLNLFANHLSGEIPRSLGLIPTLKGFRVFNNSLTGGLPQELGLHSNLEALEVSMNKLSGSLPEHLCKNSVLQGVVAFSNNLSGELPKGLGNCRTLRTVQLSNNNFSGEIPPGLWTTFNLSSIMLDGNSFSGELPNSLSWNLSRLTINNNKFWGQIPPNVSAWQNLIVFEASNNLLSGMFPDGLTSLPHLTTLVLSGNRLSGQLPSTIGSWKSLNTLNLSRNELSGHIPAALGSLPNLLYLDLSGNNFTGEIPPEIGHLRLASLNLSSNQLSGKIPDVYENIAYGRSFLSNPKLCTTSGILDLPSCYSRQRDSKDQSSKYLPLILALTVTLLIVALLWISLLYKSYCKKDERCHPDTWKLTSFQRLNFTETNILSNLTETNLIGSGGSGKVYCIDINHAGNYVAVKRIWNNNKLDHKLEKEFQAEVQILGSIRHSNIVKLLCCVWNENSKLLVYEYMENQSLDRWLHKKKKRLTVAPMDFVDVLDWPRRLQIAIGAAQGLSYMHHDCSPPIIHRDVKSSNILLDCKFQARIADFGLAKMLARQGEPHTMSAIAGSFGYIAPEYAYTTKVNEKIDVYSFGVVLLELTTGREPNCGDEHTSLAEWAWQQYSEGKLIIDALDEEIKNPCNFEEMTTLFKLGLICTSTLPEIRPSMKEVLHILRQCSPSEACDRRKHAIEFDAVPLLGTPQ, encoded by the exons ATGTTAACTAAATGGGACCAAAGCATCTACTTTCATATACAGTTCTACATCTTTCCCATCGTCTTTACTTTTCTGGCAAAAACCAATCCTACCAGAATAACCATTAGAAACAAGCATCCAAAAATGTCCAGAATTTCACTGCCATTTCTCACAACCCTGCTCCCTGTTTACCTCTTCTACTTCATCTCCATACAATTCCATGTAACTTCACAAACTGTCGATGTAGACCAGACCATCTTGCTTGATCTCAGGGCACAATGGGGGAATCCACCCTCTCTCTGGTTATGGAACGCCTCGTCCTCACCCTGTGGTTGGCCTGGGATCGTCTGTAGAGATGGTAGGGTCATTGGAATCTCTCTGAGGAACAAGAATATCACTGGGAAAGTCCCAGTTGTCATATGTAACCTGCAAAATCTCAGCGTGGTTGATCTTTCATGGAACTATATCATTGGTGAGTTCCCAGAAGTTCTATACAACTGTTCCAAGCTCAAATATCTCGATCTTTCAGGAAACTATTTTGGGGGTCCAATACCCCAAGACATCGAACGACTTCGAACTCTGCAATACATGGACCTTAGCGCCAACAACTTCTCAGGCAATTTTCCAGCAGCGCTAGGGCGATTGTCAGATTTGAGAACTTTGAACATTTATAGAACTCAATGCAATGGTACATTGCCAGCTGAAATTGGTAACTTGTCCAATCTTGAAATTTTGAGCATGGCGTACAACACTCTGCTTGTCCCATCAACAATACCACAAGAATTCAAGAAACTTAAGAAGTTGAAGTATATGTGGATGACAAAATCCAATTTGATAGGTGAAATCCCAGAAAGCTTTTCGGATCTTTTGAGTCTTGAACACTTGGATTTATCCAGTAACAACTTGATGGGCTCTATTCCTGCTGGGTTGTTCTCTTTGCAGAATTTAAGCAACTTATTTCTCTACCAAAATCAATTGTCCGGGGAGATCCCCAAGTCAATCCGAGCATCAAATTTACTCAATGTTGACCTTTCTGCAAACAATTTACGCGGCACAATCCCTGAGGATTTTGGGAAGTTAAAAAAGTTGCAGGTCTTGAACTTGTTTGCAAATCACTTATCTGGTGAGATTCCAAGAAGTCTAGGCCTAATACCTACACTGAAAGGTTTTCGTGTATTCAACAACAGCTTAACAGGGGGCTTGCCGCAAGAGTTGGGTCTGCACTCAAATTTGGAAGCATTGGAGGTTTCAATGAATAAACTAAGTGGTTCCTTGCCTGAACATCTCTGTAAAAATAGTGTCTTACAGGGAGTAGTTGCTTTTTCCAATAATCTTAGTGGTGAATTGCCAAAAGGGCTTGGAAATTGCAGGACCCTACGTACAGTCCAGCTTTCAAACAACAACTTTTCTGGCGAAATTCCTCCAGGTCTTTGGACTACTTTCAATCTATCAAGCATAATGTTAGATGGAAATTCATTCTCAGGCGAGTTACCAAATAGCTTATCTTGGAATCTCTCAAGACTCACGataaataacaacaaatttTGGGGTCAAATTCCTCCAAATGTGTCTGCTTGGCAAAACTTGATCGTGTTTGAGGCAAGCAACAATCTGCTTTCTGGTATGTTCCCTGATGGATTGACAAGTCTTCCTCATCTTACCACACTCGTATTGAGTGGCAATCGACTCTCGGGCCAACTTCCATCGACAATTGGTTCGTGGAAATCATTGAATACTCTAAATCTCTCAAGAAATGAACTTTCAGGCCATATTCCTGCAGCACTGGGTTCTCTTCCTAACCTCCTTTACCTGGATTTATCAGGTAATAACTTCACAGGTGAAATACCACCTGAAATTGGCCACTTAAGACTGGCTTCCCTCAACTTGTCTTCCAATCAGCTTTCAGGGAAAATCCCAGATGTGTACGAGAATATAGCATATGGAAGAAGTTTCTTGAGCAACCCCAAACTATGTACCACCAGCGGTATACTTGACCTTCCGAGCTGTTACTCTAGACAAAGAGATTCAAAAGATCAGTCCTCTAAGTATCTTCCCCTCATTCTAGCTCTCACTGTTACCTTGCTCATAGTTGCTTTACTTtggatttccctcctatataaAAGTTATTGCAAGAAGGATGAAAGATGCCACCCTGACACATGGAAGCTAACTTCATTCCAGAGATTGAACTTCACAGAAACGAATATCTTGTCAAACTTGACAGAAACTAATCTGATCGGAAGTGGTGGATCTGGCAAAGTGTACTGCATAGACATCAACCATGCTGGTAATTATGTTGCTGTCAAAAGGATTTGGAACAACAATAAGTTAGATCACAAACTTGAGAAAGAATTTCAAGCAGAAGTTCAAATACTAGGCTCAATTCGGCATTCAAATATAGTGAAGTTGCTATGCTGTGTCTGGAATGAGAATTCAAAGCTCTTAGTCTATGAATACATGGAAAATCAGAGCCTAGATAGGTGGCTtcataaaaagaagaaaaggttAACAGTTGCTCCAATGGATTTTGTTGATGTCTTAGATTGGCCGAGGAGGTTGCAGATTGCTATTGGAGCTGCACAAGGCCTCAGTTATATGCACCACGATTGCTCTCCACCAATCATTCATCGAGATGTGAAGTCGAGTAACATCTTATTAGACTGCAAGTTCCAGGCAAGGATAGCAGATTTTGGGCTGGCTAAGATGCTGGCCAGGCAGGGAGAGCCCCACACTATGTCTGCAATAGCAGGATCTTTCGGCTACATAGCACCAG AGTATGCCTACACAACAAAAGTCAATGAGAAGATTGATGTCTATAGCTTTGGGGTTGTACTCCTGGAACTTACAACAGGAAGGGAACCTAACTGTGGAGATGAGCACACAAGCCTAGCAGAATGGGCATGGCAGCAATATAGTGAGGGAAAGCTTATTATTGATGCTCTTGATGAGGAAATAAAAAACCCATGCAATTTTGAAGAGATGACTACTCTATTCAAACTTGGTCTAATTTGTACGAGCACGTTACCTGAAATACGACCTTCGATGAAGGAAGTTCTGCATATTCTACGCCAATGCAGCCCTTCAGAAGCTTGTGATAGGAGAAAGCATGCCATTGAATTTGATGCTGTTCCCCTCCTCGGCACCCCTCAATGA